One genomic window of Campylobacter sp. MG1 includes the following:
- a CDS encoding molybdopterin molybdotransferase MoeA, with the protein MTVEEALNSINKIQSLNKNTKYVNLFEAKGKILANDFYARCDAPIYTNSAMDGYALKNNEFKDGLKVIKTIFAGDLEDCEIKSGECVKIMTGAKIPTGANSVLMIEKSEIKDGKMFATCDELKENESVRKQGEEYKKGDCIIKKGVINDDIIMMLANNGVYSVDVIDDIKVGIFASGKELIEPFYSGYGVYNSNSYGIYSMLSDISNVSYLGILQDEYDYVLNSLKGAFLNFDLVVSIGAASVGDADYIKKALDELGFSPIFTKVKMKPAGPVSLYHKDNKYILVLPGNPMSAYVGALIYARKIIYKLQGLEYNKFSFKCKISNDLKISNGKENIVIGNIENDIFIPFNNGRINSGQIMPLYKCTHYIICPIECNFKAGDIVRVYEKSF; encoded by the coding sequence ATGACCGTAGAAGAAGCATTAAATAGTATTAATAAAATACAATCTTTAAACAAAAATACCAAATATGTTAATTTGTTTGAAGCGAAAGGTAAGATATTAGCAAATGATTTTTATGCAAGATGTGATGCACCTATTTACACAAATTCAGCAATGGATGGTTATGCTTTAAAGAATAATGAATTTAAAGATGGGCTGAAAGTTATTAAGACTATTTTTGCAGGTGATTTAGAAGATTGTGAAATTAAAAGTGGCGAGTGTGTTAAAATTATGACCGGAGCTAAGATACCAACAGGTGCTAATAGTGTTTTAATGATAGAAAAAAGTGAAATAAAAGATGGAAAAATGTTCGCTACTTGTGATGAATTAAAAGAAAATGAATCCGTAAGAAAACAAGGAGAAGAATATAAAAAAGGTGATTGTATCATTAAAAAAGGTGTTATTAATGATGATATTATAATGATGTTAGCAAATAATGGGGTATATAGTGTAGATGTTATTGATGATATTAAAGTCGGGATTTTTGCTAGTGGAAAGGAATTAATAGAACCATTTTATAGTGGATATGGCGTGTATAATTCTAATTCTTATGGTATTTATTCTATGTTAAGCGATATTAGTAATGTTAGTTATTTAGGAATTTTACAAGATGAATATGATTATGTACTAAATTCATTAAAAGGTGCATTTTTAAATTTTGATTTAGTAGTTAGTATTGGTGCAGCTAGTGTAGGTGATGCTGATTATATTAAAAAAGCTTTAGACGAATTAGGATTTAGTCCTATTTTTACAAAGGTTAAAATGAAACCAGCAGGACCTGTTAGTTTGTATCATAAAGATAATAAATATATTTTAGTTTTACCAGGTAATCCTATGAGTGCTTATGTTGGAGCTTTGATATATGCTAGAAAAATTATTTATAAATTACAGGGGTTAGAATATAATAAATTTAGTTTTAAATGCAAAATTTCTAATGATTTAAAAATTAGCAATGGTAAAGAAAATATAGTAATTGGTAATATTGAAAATGATATTTTTATCCCGTTTAATAATGGTCGTATAAATAGTGGTCAGATTATGCCATTGTATAAGTGTACTCATTATATTATCTGTCCAATTGAATGTAATTTTAAAGCCGGTGATATTGTTAGAGTTTATGAGAAGAGTTTTTAA
- the murA gene encoding UDP-N-acetylglucosamine 1-carboxyvinyltransferase: MKYLKITGEAKLEGKVEISGAKNAALPLLAAALLIKGKCTLTNLPLVSDIKTMLRLLENLGATYELKGHSVTIDSSNVFNTKALYDIVRKMRASILVLGSLLSRFKSCEVSLPGGCAIGQRPIDLHLKALEKMGAKIELVDGYVRASGELIEANIHFDKISVGATENTILAAVYAKGITTIINAAQEPEIVNLCEFLIKAGVKIEGVGTSKLTIYGAKELKTDFTCEIIPDRIEAGTYLCAAAITNSNVEICKINPEHLGALLNKFDEMGIVYELGKDYVRIKSANNIKAANIKTSEYPGFPTDMQAQFMALCLMADAESIIDERLFENRFMHVSELNRMGANITLNNHIASVKPSKLQGTHVMATDLRASSALILAALVAKGTTYVHRIYHLERGYENLYEKLSNIGAKIEVLEEAE; this comes from the coding sequence TTGAAATATTTAAAAATTACTGGAGAGGCAAAATTAGAAGGAAAAGTAGAAATTAGTGGAGCTAAAAATGCGGCTTTACCATTACTTGCTGCAGCCTTATTAATTAAAGGAAAATGTACTTTAACGAATCTTCCTTTAGTATCAGATATTAAGACTATGTTAAGGTTGCTTGAAAATTTAGGTGCAACTTATGAATTAAAAGGTCATAGTGTTACTATAGACTCAAGTAATGTTTTTAATACAAAAGCCCTTTATGATATAGTTCGTAAAATGAGAGCTAGTATATTAGTTTTAGGTTCATTATTATCTCGTTTTAAATCTTGTGAAGTATCACTTCCTGGTGGTTGTGCGATAGGTCAGCGTCCTATTGATTTACACCTTAAGGCTTTAGAAAAAATGGGTGCTAAAATAGAATTAGTTGATGGTTATGTTAGAGCTAGTGGGGAATTAATAGAAGCTAATATACATTTTGATAAAATTTCAGTTGGAGCTACTGAAAATACCATTTTAGCAGCAGTTTATGCTAAAGGAATTACCACAATAATAAATGCAGCTCAAGAGCCAGAGATAGTAAATTTATGTGAATTTTTAATAAAAGCTGGTGTGAAAATTGAAGGAGTAGGGACAAGTAAATTAACAATTTATGGAGCTAAAGAATTAAAAACTGATTTTACTTGTGAAATAATACCTGATAGGATAGAAGCTGGGACATATTTATGTGCTGCTGCTATTACTAATTCTAATGTTGAAATTTGTAAAATAAATCCGGAACATCTAGGAGCTTTACTTAATAAATTTGATGAAATGGGTATAGTTTATGAGTTAGGTAAAGATTATGTAAGAATAAAAAGTGCAAATAATATAAAAGCAGCTAATATAAAAACAAGTGAATATCCAGGTTTTCCTACTGATATGCAAGCACAGTTTATGGCTTTGTGTCTTATGGCTGATGCTGAAAGTATAATTGATGAAAGGCTATTTGAAAATCGTTTTATGCATGTAAGTGAGCTTAATAGGATGGGTGCTAATATTACATTAAATAATCATATAGCTAGTGTAAAACCATCAAAATTACAAGGCACTCACGTAATGGCAACTGATTTAAGGGCTAGTTCAGCTTTAATTTTAGCAGCACTTGTAGCAAAAGGAACTACTTATGTTCATAGAATTTATCATTTAGAGCGTGGATATGAAAATTTATATGAAAAATTAAGTAATATTGGTGCGAAAATAGAAGTTTTAGAGGAGGCAGAATGA
- a CDS encoding SDR family NAD(P)-dependent oxidoreductase yields the protein MKTAFITGASSGFGRACAIKLLENGYKVALLARRKEKLIEIANRYKENACVIACDVRNEKEVFNAVLNLPDDFNNIDVLINSAGLALGLNEFHNNSLEDAKTMIETNVNGLVYVTYAILPRMLDNGGHIFNFGSVAANNPYYGGAIYGGTKAFVGQFSLALRNDLRDTNIKVTDIAPGLCKTEFSEVRFKGDIKKADKVYENTKYLSAEDIADTVFSLINLKNHVNINRIELMPQTQTWAGFYIKKDND from the coding sequence ATGAAAACAGCATTTATAACAGGAGCTAGTAGTGGTTTTGGTAGAGCTTGTGCTATTAAATTATTAGAGAATGGATATAAAGTAGCATTATTAGCACGCCGTAAAGAAAAATTAATAGAGATTGCAAACAGATATAAAGAAAATGCGTGTGTTATAGCTTGTGATGTTCGTAATGAAAAAGAAGTCTTTAATGCAGTTTTGAATTTACCAGATGATTTTAATAATATTGATGTTTTAATAAATTCAGCTGGACTTGCATTAGGACTTAATGAATTTCATAATAATAGTTTAGAAGATGCTAAGACTATGATAGAAACCAATGTAAATGGTCTTGTATATGTAACATATGCGATTTTGCCTAGAATGCTTGATAATGGTGGACATATATTTAATTTTGGTTCAGTTGCAGCAAATAATCCTTATTATGGTGGTGCTATATATGGTGGAACAAAAGCTTTTGTTGGACAATTTAGTCTAGCTTTAAGGAATGATTTAAGAGATACTAATATAAAAGTTACTGATATTGCACCTGGATTATGCAAAACTGAATTTAGTGAAGTTCGTTTTAAAGGCGATATAAAAAAAGCTGATAAAGTATATGAAAATACAAAGTATTTAAGTGCTGAGGATATTGCTGATACTGTTTTTAGCTTAATAAATTTAAAAAATCACGTAAATATTAATAGGATTGAATTAATGCCACAAACACAGACTTGGGCTGGTTTTTATATAAAAAAGGATAATGATTGA
- a CDS encoding ankyrin repeat domain-containing protein encodes MKKIVLLVLSTFLLSKDLEYSKLFDIAETIGGRGIVCNGHDYILRLDEYKKSLNNFYNDKELYKKPVNNYNKYYDYFRYWAFQSIGNKRLFDDFNTESVRFCDDNKMHFKELSQNNYNESCLNFIQRIGMRAFGSVPKFIKLDNIFEEFLELDDEDAVAFLNGLNPNYYELEFLLKIALLSKKNLNVIEFLINRGVNLNSGYESAIFYAIDYYEALELLINNGADVNYANSFGKTPIFYAVENNNIKAVKLFIKNGANLNLKLVDNEEKIKINLPYYISICSYIHPSKTLVIHAASYGNLDILKLLIDSGADYKESDNTGLNALYYAKIYNHEKVISYLKNLGLKDEE; translated from the coding sequence TTGAAAAAAATTGTATTGTTGGTATTATCAACTTTTTTATTATCTAAAGATTTGGAATATTCAAAATTGTTTGATATAGCAGAGACTATTGGTGGTAGAGGAATAGTATGTAATGGTCATGATTATATATTAAGATTAGATGAATATAAAAAATCTTTAAATAATTTTTATAACGATAAAGAACTTTATAAAAAACCAGTCAATAATTATAATAAATATTATGATTATTTTAGATATTGGGCATTTCAGAGTATAGGAAATAAAAGATTATTTGATGATTTTAATACCGAAAGTGTTAGATTTTGCGATGATAATAAAATGCATTTTAAGGAATTATCTCAAAATAATTACAATGAAAGTTGTTTAAATTTTATTCAGAGAATAGGAATGAGAGCATTTGGTTCAGTTCCAAAATTTATAAAATTAGATAATATATTTGAAGAATTTTTAGAACTTGATGATGAGGATGCTGTAGCTTTTTTAAATGGTTTAAATCCTAATTATTATGAATTAGAATTTTTATTAAAAATAGCACTTTTATCAAAGAAAAATTTAAATGTTATAGAATTTTTAATAAATAGAGGTGTTAATCTAAATTCAGGTTATGAAAGTGCTATATTTTATGCCATAGATTATTATGAAGCACTTGAATTATTAATTAATAATGGTGCTGATGTAAATTACGCTAATAGTTTTGGTAAAACACCGATTTTTTATGCTGTTGAAAATAATAATATAAAAGCTGTGAAATTATTTATAAAAAATGGAGCAAATTTAAATTTAAAATTAGTAGATAATGAGGAAAAAATAAAAATAAATTTACCATACTATATATCAATTTGTTCTTATATCCATCCATCAAAAACTTTAGTAATACATGCGGCAAGTTATGGTAATTTAGATATTTTAAAATTATTAATAGATAGTGGAGCAGATTATAAAGAAAGTGATAATACAGGTTTAAATGCTTTATATTATGCGAAAATTTATAATCATGAAAAAGTAATATCATATTTAAAAAACTTAGGTTTAAAGGATGAAGAATGA
- a CDS encoding HD domain-containing phosphohydrolase, translated as MFDKQRIIFEGSSVSKYLNENLTCIRFSLHGVIDAGFLPKPNDNNLIKHVFISHTHLDHICALALYVDNYFARLEDSICVYASKESIVNLQEHFFNNKIWPDFSKIKLANGKFAIVYEEINIGDKLEIDGIFIEPVKSYHTKGSFGFILSCKDNSIYFTSDTYYHEDIIDLINSRTDIKQVIFDVSFDSKSAKLAKDSMHMTPILLKNIQKQVREDVIFHVFHIKYDYQQMIEEELRELDILKDYGMIIKNGSFMQFDTDYNIGMKEVLKRHNLDQEQKLETILKCFSEISKGSDSKANLRVLGEMVKQNIQADRCSVWFIDNEHKEYYTLHADGVNEIRVPLGRGIVGQAILNKEAILENNPQANPHFDSTNDKRTNYTTRSILAMPIVNSDNEVVGAFQALNKLTNINNSFNEDDLDYLRIAADYSGKIYEGMKKQEDLLNTQKDLIYSIAEMVEKKSEETGNHVKRVGKISEIIARQMGLSDEDIVLISHASPTHDIGKIGIPDAILNKPAKLDDKEFRVMQKHAQIGYEMLANFKGEIMEAAAVIAHEHHEKYGGGGYPMGKKGDDIHIYARIVSLADVFDALANDRCYKPAWPLEKIYDYINENKGIQFDPKVVDAFFAAKDKILDIRRIYCD; from the coding sequence ATGTTTGATAAACAAAGGATAATTTTTGAAGGTTCATCAGTAAGTAAGTACTTAAATGAAAATTTAACTTGTATTAGATTCAGTTTACATGGTGTAATTGATGCTGGTTTTTTACCAAAACCTAATGATAACAATTTAATAAAGCATGTTTTTATTTCACATACTCATTTAGACCATATTTGTGCCTTAGCCTTATATGTTGATAATTATTTTGCTAGATTAGAAGATAGTATTTGTGTGTATGCTAGTAAAGAAAGTATTGTTAATTTACAAGAGCATTTTTTTAATAATAAAATTTGGCCTGATTTTTCAAAAATCAAATTAGCAAATGGTAAATTTGCTATAGTTTATGAAGAAATTAATATAGGTGATAAGCTTGAGATAGATGGTATTTTTATTGAGCCTGTTAAGAGTTATCACACTAAAGGAAGTTTCGGTTTTATATTATCTTGTAAAGATAATAGTATTTATTTTACTTCAGATACATATTATCACGAAGATATTATTGATTTGATTAATTCAAGAACTGATATTAAACAAGTAATATTTGATGTTAGTTTTGATTCTAAGAGTGCTAAATTAGCTAAAGATTCAATGCATATGACTCCTATATTATTAAAAAATATACAAAAACAAGTAAGAGAAGATGTAATTTTTCATGTTTTTCATATTAAATATGATTATCAACAAATGATAGAAGAAGAATTAAGAGAACTAGATATTTTAAAAGATTATGGAATGATTATTAAAAATGGTTCTTTTATGCAATTTGATACTGATTATAATATAGGTATGAAAGAAGTGTTAAAAAGACATAATTTAGACCAAGAACAAAAACTAGAAACTATATTAAAATGTTTTTCAGAAATTTCTAAAGGTAGTGATTCTAAAGCAAATCTTAGAGTATTAGGGGAGATGGTTAAACAAAATATTCAAGCTGATAGATGTAGTGTATGGTTTATTGATAATGAACATAAAGAATATTATACCTTACATGCTGATGGTGTGAATGAAATTAGGGTTCCACTTGGTAGAGGTATAGTAGGACAAGCTATTTTAAATAAAGAAGCTATTCTTGAAAACAATCCACAAGCTAACCCACATTTTGATAGTACTAATGATAAAAGAACAAATTATACTACTAGGTCAATATTAGCTATGCCTATTGTAAATAGTGATAATGAAGTTGTCGGTGCATTCCAAGCTTTAAATAAATTAACAAATATTAATAATAGTTTTAATGAAGATGATTTGGATTATTTAAGAATTGCAGCTGATTATTCTGGTAAAATTTATGAAGGTATGAAAAAACAAGAAGACTTATTAAATACTCAAAAAGATTTAATTTATTCAATAGCTGAAATGGTTGAAAAAAAGAGTGAAGAAACAGGAAATCATGTTAAAAGGGTAGGTAAAATTAGCGAGATTATAGCAAGGCAAATGGGTCTTAGCGATGAAGATATCGTTCTTATTAGTCATGCTTCTCCTACTCATGATATAGGCAAAATTGGTATTCCAGATGCTATATTAAATAAACCAGCAAAACTTGATGATAAAGAATTTAGGGTTATGCAAAAACATGCTCAAATAGGTTATGAAATGTTAGCTAATTTTAAAGGTGAGATTATGGAAGCAGCAGCTGTAATAGCTCACGAACACCACGAAAAATATGGTGGTGGTGGCTATCCGATGGGTAAAAAAGGAGATGATATTCATATTTATGCAAGGATTGTTTCTTTAGCTGATGTTTTTGACGCACTTGCTAATGATAGATGTTATAAACCAGCATGGCCATTAGAAAAAATTTACGATTATATAAATGAGAACAAAGGTATTCAATTTGACCCTAAAGTTGTTGATGCATTTTTTGCTGCAAAAGATAAAATTTTAGATATAAGAAGAATATATTGTGATTGA
- a CDS encoding 3'(2'),5'-bisphosphate nucleotidase CysQ family protein: protein MQDLLALAKEAAKIAGDEILKIQEPVVKIKLDGTFVTNADLKSNEIIFDILNKSSINICSEEKILSYEKRKKAPFWLIDPLDGTSNYIKNKKDFCICISLIDGNRPILGLIYDVGNKNMYYSVKGMQVYKNGEVINNIKKESNKALISLRKEQNINNSKIPFSYGYSALNIGSALKFCALLDGRADVYLRFERLSSWDISAGDFLINQNGGLMLGLDKQKINYNKSNFSCKPFIAFSSVISKD, encoded by the coding sequence ATGCAAGATTTATTAGCACTTGCAAAAGAGGCAGCTAAGATAGCAGGTGATGAAATATTAAAGATTCAAGAACCTGTAGTTAAGATTAAATTAGACGGCACTTTTGTAACTAATGCTGATTTAAAATCTAATGAAATTATTTTTGACATTTTAAATAAAAGTTCTATTAATATTTGTTCCGAAGAAAAAATTTTGAGTTATGAAAAAAGAAAAAAAGCTCCTTTTTGGTTGATTGACCCTCTTGATGGAACAAGTAATTATATAAAAAATAAAAAAGATTTTTGTATTTGTATAAGTTTAATTGATGGTAATAGACCTATTTTAGGGCTTATTTATGATGTTGGTAATAAAAATATGTATTATTCAGTTAAAGGAATGCAAGTATATAAAAATGGTGAAGTTATAAATAATATTAAAAAAGAATCTAATAAAGCTTTAATTTCTTTAAGAAAAGAACAAAATATAAATAATAGTAAAATTCCATTTAGTTACGGGTATTCGGCATTAAATATTGGTTCAGCGTTAAAATTTTGTGCTTTATTGGACGGTAGAGCTGATGTATATTTGAGATTTGAAAGACTTAGTTCATGGGATATATCAGCAGGTGATTTTTTGATAAATCAAAATGGTGGTTTAATGTTAGGACTTGATAAACAAAAAATTAATTATAATAAAAGTAATTTTTCTTGTAAACCTTTTATAGCGTTTTCAAGTGTGATAAGTAAGGATTAG
- a CDS encoding DUF2147 domain-containing protein, whose product MKKIFLCLGLLGSLLAKDYGNYISIDENGKKTARWHIYEENNELFGKVVKLFEYGDDEPCKKCKKTYDNFDYIKDARNMKIVGAPLLYKLKKIDDNNYKDGYVIDPDNGKLYKANAKFDGDKFILRGFIGFSLIGRSQTWIKEK is encoded by the coding sequence ATGAAAAAAATATTTTTATGTTTAGGATTATTAGGTAGTTTATTAGCTAAGGATTATGGTAATTATATAAGTATTGATGAAAATGGTAAAAAAACTGCTAGATGGCATATTTATGAAGAAAATAATGAATTATTTGGCAAAGTTGTTAAATTGTTTGAATATGGTGATGATGAGCCTTGTAAAAAATGTAAAAAAACTTATGATAATTTTGATTATATAAAAGATGCTAGAAATATGAAAATAGTAGGTGCACCATTGTTATATAAGTTAAAAAAAATAGATGATAATAATTATAAAGATGGATATGTTATTGACCCAGATAATGGAAAATTGTATAAAGCTAATGCTAAATTTGATGGTGATAAATTTATTTTAAGAGGTTTTATAGGGTTTTCTTTGATAGGAAGAAGTCAAACTTGGATTAAGGAAAAATAA
- the tsaD gene encoding tRNA (adenosine(37)-N6)-threonylcarbamoyltransferase complex transferase subunit TsaD, whose translation MRELLLAIESSCDDSSIAVINVNTYECLFYEKISQDEHNEFGGVVPELASRLHTEALPKILAKTKPFLNELKAIAVTNEPGLSVSLQSGVAMAKALSVALNIPLIAINHLKGHICSLFLDKEIMNDFLVLLVSGGHTMILEITKEYDINLIATTSDDSFGESFDKVAKMLGLGYPGGVFIEELAKNESNNTYEFSLPIPSKSRLEYSFSGIKNQVRLAINDCIVNNTLDTQKANIAAAFQRIACKHIINKLNIVLHNKNYKALGVVGGASANLLLRSKLDEICKKNNMQLLLAPLKYCSDNALMIARAGVIAYKNKDFVNISDDIINPKSKNFKRL comes from the coding sequence GTAGCTGCGATGATTCAAGCATCGCAGTTATTAATGTAAATACTTATGAATGTTTATTTTATGAAAAAATATCTCAAGATGAGCATAATGAATTTGGTGGAGTTGTGCCAGAACTTGCATCAAGGCTACATACTGAAGCTTTACCTAAAATATTAGCTAAAACCAAGCCTTTTTTAAACGAATTAAAGGCAATTGCAGTTACTAATGAGCCAGGATTATCAGTATCGCTTCAAAGTGGAGTTGCAATGGCTAAGGCTTTAAGTGTGGCTTTAAATATACCATTAATTGCGATAAATCATTTAAAAGGTCATATTTGTTCTTTATTTTTAGATAAAGAAATAATGAATGATTTTTTAGTTTTACTTGTAAGTGGCGGTCATACTATGATACTTGAGATTACTAAAGAATATGATATAAATTTAATAGCAACTACAAGTGATGATAGTTTTGGAGAAAGTTTTGATAAAGTTGCAAAAATGCTAGGACTTGGTTATCCTGGTGGGGTATTTATTGAAGAATTAGCAAAAAATGAAAGCAATAATACTTATGAGTTTTCTTTACCAATCCCAAGTAAAAGTAGGCTTGAGTATTCATTTTCGGGTATTAAAAATCAAGTTAGATTAGCTATTAATGATTGTATAGTAAATAATACTTTAGATACTCAAAAAGCAAATATAGCAGCAGCATTTCAAAGAATTGCTTGTAAGCATATAATTAATAAATTAAACATAGTTTTGCATAATAAAAATTATAAAGCATTAGGCGTAGTTGGTGGTGCAAGTGCTAATTTATTGCTTAGGTCTAAATTAGATGAAATTTGTAAAAAAAACAATATGCAATTATTGTTAGCTCCGCTTAAATATTGTTCTGATAATGCTTTAATGATAGCAAGAGCAGGGGTTATTGCATACAAAAATAAAGATTTTGTAAATATAAGTGATGATATAATAAACCCAAAATCAAAAAATTTTAAAAGGCTTTAA